A stretch of the Salmo salar chromosome ssa20, Ssal_v3.1, whole genome shotgun sequence genome encodes the following:
- the LOC106580032 gene encoding zinc finger protein 462 isoform X2: MEEDSGHLDKSDQMTQGQPGSQQSVSPSQSFQCNHCVLLFKSKYFLLEHMKKVHGVDVDPSQSEGSSTPSESSTPPHSSTHYNSSKKVFSCRHCVFMSSSWTVIIKHEKTYHKVPVRGPGKGGTLKTQKRYLRGKRLNAKVSLPGKKNHKNVSARQLKKGAVGRVNSKSTLKTINIPSSSLLLKNLQTQVGSSGNCSKFRVAPGSSAHESSLNSLQLKMSTLPRPSRARDVTVMSDAPFHSYDQDNGKGVSKVTDERFNSESEQMGSHCCSLCNFSATWLEDLHTHQRSKHSYLFYSMGSSLLDKTVTEQRNLKPETYNGMSLTEPLAKTTKKRTHDDTRLSPAKKNIKTSPESTVIQSKLSGGTAFTFEVSEDEEEGNAWGTELDASGNEMEDQLANGESGDNPKKLYRCKHCDYSHKSSRSVSTHYQRMHPYIRYDFQYIMNPDDWTATFRCLECPVDFAAPDDLKQHYRDHHPEAPNVFMMRSDQLDLVYKCFACPFTISNGKYLKPHYKNKHPKLKMTNPLMYCSFTTKPSEHEPSKSQYLGQTSSLRNAEDVSPERSPTPHKETVDITHTPSKACSASMGVDVELYHCKHCVFSNKSVVVMLVHYQKRHPKAGLTIDSIKQASLATSRKPKDETQVSSENMVLEPFKLPEVKAPNISLSRPDVAQEDAENMFFCQHCNYGNLTVRGVLNHQRSRHRDLKASVEQIHLHTAEVRSQCKTSQGIVIVSPSTPLQNDVAQEDVLKPFKLPEVKSPNTSPPISNASQADVESPYFCQFCDYCNPTVRGIMNHQKLKHSTRKSTAESIIKHTAVIRSSSNVRGVLNHQMSSHSHLKVTADNVVKHTAEVHGQCEKPQFTGFDSSNSSLKSTDENEVADLFFCQYCNYGNPSVAGVLNHQKLRHRYLQISTNQILQYTSELRSQKSTSQSAGFGAPNSSLLRSDVGNEAGNLFFCQFCNYGDPSMSGIFNHQKRRHGELKTTPDDIFRHTAEVRGQMKTSEESKRVNSTNSSHILPLPLVTEEAVLFCQLCNYSNPTMSGVMDHQRKRHPDLKATHKQILEYTAAMILAQSGKSPHSSFLTSEVFQEELEKFFCQYCDYSNSTVRGILNHQNKMHGDLDTNAAQILRHTVVVQGQTKQSQSKAVHSPNSPHILSRPLLKDEVVDMFFCQLCNYSNPTVIGVLNHQRKRHLDMKLTAKQILEYTATVMGKSQPVREDTLNSSQEEEGKLFYCQHCDYDNPTVRGVLNHQKLRHSDLPATADQVVRYTTIVRSPPKKLITQQPKKSSVKVSQSRTQKAAPLRSLKCRKCAYITPHIYLLKRHLRNNHQEKAPITTIMRWAYQDGHLQAGYHCEWCVCSHTEAKGLLRHYRQRHPDKNTGLESIILRLHVGPKTRSKTIKPNTERNVKHENITLRFGEVPKTSPSFNSGEGDTKVYPCRACSFKATSMGGIGSHYRVVHPWSVKEDGSVLDVISSRQTQEPGVHEEQAVHETSRSSETHMCPVCSGEFNTLHGMFTHCGKKHPEYDMKVHEQPDVHETSKPSQRCRCPVCSGEFNTLHGMLTHCGKKHPEYDPSTCEKEPESSTGDGTLVFKCSICPYVNSRSHGVLTHCQMRHPATKARTERLEQEIVHFSDPDECVKVRSGKRIGLAGFQCNMCPVIHAKFKKLKAHYEMDHKRSASNMFKPALKQSAAIKKQLLSKYRGSQTSIAQAAILKNRKTVIVKCHLCKYFCTTKKGLARHLRINHSTVAPIEDKEFSYKCALCSYTTLICKYLAAHYRRQHDNAAFNNHFIPAFRPHRIPPTSPHHKASLSQETKSPGEKRNCSLCFFQCLSEKGMVSHYVICHPGVSHSMHKSSELRPINTLHSPPKPRNRQRQQKPVCKLFDPQCEKGSALRPVECKKCVKLFFNSNLLLSIHYTNFHNEDFKRDFTILSKTSEIGTEFYRCGYCNLQIQGSADLGSHLDHHNEEFQTLENGQKRKQHLSEPPIKTKSVTHERQELPDVLTAVESDSHWIVTKVESVATGMDPMGSPSPVPSTTEPEGGSAGEECKHCGRTFMSLKGLRSHERSHAATAALKRLDNVPHQQKQMFDRHIRHRPGTIKPFHCGLCRYRTTILSLLKNHLLKVHGAEYPSKNLPSSVTGSQDKEHTLRANEEAPNLPEPQEGNHMSDDSEETDLTEKPVYLEPPDVQRQLNHYRQVAQASRHPAQQATATTQDALFVCEFCIYTSTHIKSMRRHYINRHNGKRLVRCKDCSFFTGFRKKLDMHIETAHASSATEAPKDLRCPLCLYHTKNKNCMIDHILLHREEPVAPIEVRRPRLSRYLQGLVFRCHKCTFTSSSDEKLHLHMLIKHDDIKPYKCRLCYFDFTQLSELEAHLCDKHQVVRNHELVGQVHLEELETRLGRVNREKEMKCDQELGNEEDKEEINKHGEKQGLEEEEENADKLRNKEKEETNHRYSEKQQVLEEGENIEKLGKEEEKDQEETNRRLKETQGLKEGDTVEEKRLEKKGENIAPKKYEFQGYENKGNVEEKSMDCEENQGQQDEVNKDGDNEVSENSAQSSEFYESHDFSYEENKEEQYEECHGELEHEDKEMVEEQFMDFEEENREPGEMDIGEQNDQYHEMPVLKNEACNYHEMPVLENEEGKEETHRNPSEKQEHEEVVVKNDSLKPECNTKQEQGSVEDQKSEENPMSDDKQDHENGNTSAPKDASATLRIIPSTRNENALSCKLCGRTLMNSTDLERHVMRHGL, encoded by the exons ATGGAGGAAG ATTCCGGGCACCTCGACAAGTCTGACCAAATGACCCAAGGTCAACCAGGCTCTCAACAATCCGTGTCTCCAAGTCAGTCATTCCAGTGtaaccattgtgtcctcctcttcAAATCAAAGTATTTCCTCCTTGAACACATGAAGAAGGTGCATGGCGTTGATGTGGATCCTTCACAAAGTGAAGGGAGTTCTACTCCCTCCGAGAGTTCCACACCACCTCACAGTAGCACTCACTACAACAGTTCAAAAAAGGTTTTCTCTTGCCGGCATTGTGTGTTTATGTCTTCCAGTTGGACAGTTATTATCAAACATGAAAAAACATACCACAAGGTGCCGGTAAGGGGTCCTGGTAAGGGCGGGACCTTGAAAACACAGAAACGGTATTTGAGGGGCAAGCGTCTCAATGCCAAAGTGTCACTGCCAGGTAAGAAGAATCACAAAAATGTGTCAGCACGCCAACTCAAAAAAGGGGCCGTGGGGAGAGTGAATTCCAAGTCTACCTTAAAAACCATAAACATTCCTAGCTCTAGTTTATTGTTGAAGAACCTGCAAACTCAAGTGGGATCCTCAGGAAATTGTTCTAAATTCAGAGTCGCACCTGGAAGTTCAGCGCATGAATCATCTTTAAATTCCTTGCAACTGAAGATGTCCACCCTCCCAAGGCCATCACGTGCGCGTGATGTGACCGTCATGTCAGATGCGCCTTTCCATAGCTATGACCAAGACAATGGTAAAGGTGTTTCTAAAGTAACTGACGAGAGATTTAATTCAGAAAGTGAACAGATGGGCTCTCACTGCTGCTCGCTCTGCAACTTCTCTGCGACTTGGTTGGAAGATCTTCACACTCACCAGCGAAGTAAGCACAGTTACCTTTTTTACAGCATGGGGTCAAGTCTGCTGGACAAAACGGTGACAGAACAGCGGAATCTCAAACCTGAAACGTATAATGGAATGTCACTGACAGAGCCATTAGCTAAAACCACCAAGAAGAGAACGCATGATGACACCCGTTTAAGTCCTGCAAAGaaaaatatcaaaacaagcccCGAAAGTACAGTCATCCAAAGTAAGCTATCAGGGGGCACTGCTTTCACCTTTGAGGTTAgcgaggatgaagaggagggaaATGCCTGGGGAACTGAACTAGATGCCTCAGGAAATGAAATGGAAGATCAGTTGGCAAATGGAGAAAGCGGGGACAACCCCAAAAAACTTTATCGTTGCAAACACTGTGACTACAGTCACAAGTCATCTCGTAGTGTGAGCACCCATTACCAGAGAATGCACCCTTACATCAGGTATGACTTTCAGTACATCATGAATCCAGATGATTGGACTGCCACCTTCCGTTGCTTGGAGTGTCCTGTTGATTTTGCCGCCCCTGATGACCTTAAGCAGCACTATAGGGATCATCACCCAGAAGCTCCAAATGTGTTCATGATGCGATCAGATCAACTTGATTTGGTGTACAAGTGCTTTGCCTGCCCATTCACCATTTCTAATGGCAAGTACTTGAAACCCCATTACAAAAACAAGCATCCAAAACTGAAAATGACCAATCCCTTAATGTACTGCAGTTTTACTACCAAACCCTCTGAACATGAACCCTCTAAATCACAATATTTAGGGCAAACCTCCAGCCTAAGGAATGCAGAGGATGTCTCTCCTGAGAGGTCTCCGACCCCACATAAAGAAACTGTTGATATCACCCATACACCCTCAAAAGCATGTTCTGCTTCCATGGGAGTGGATGTGGAACTATACCACTGCAAACATTGTGTATTCAGCAATAAGTCAGTGGTTGTCATGCTTGTCCACTACCAAAAAAGACATCCGAAGGCAGGATTGACAATTGACAGCATAAAACAAGCATCTCTTGCCACTTCCAGGAAACCTAAGGATGAAACACAGGTGTCTTCTGAAAATATGGTTTTGGAGCCATTCAAACTCCCAGAAGTTAAGGCCCCCAACATTTCCCTCTCCAGACCAGATGTTGCACAGGAAGATGCAGAGAACATGTTTTTCTGCCAGCATTGCAACTATGGCAACCTCACAGTGAGGGGGGTGTTGAATCACCAAAGGTCAAGACACCGTGATCTCAAGGCTTCTGTTGAGCAGATACACCTCCATACTGCTGAGGTTCGTAGTCAATGTAAAACATCACAGGGCATCGTAATAGTCTCACCTAGCACTCCCCTCCAAAATGATGTTGCACAGGAAGACGTTTTAAAGCCATTCAAACTTCCAGAAGTTAAGTCTCCGAACACATCCCCTCCCATATCCAATGCTTCACAGGCAGATGTTGAGAGTCCATATTTCTGCCAGTTTTGTGACTATTGCAACCCCACAGTGAGAGGCATTATGAATCATCAGAAGTTAAAACACAGTACTCGTAAGTCAACTGCTGAAAGTATAATCAAACATACTGCTGTGATTCGTAGCAGCTCCAATGTGAGAGGGGTTTTGAATCATCAGATGTCGTCTCATAGTCATCTCAAGGTGACTGCTGATAATGTCGTCAAACATACTGCTGAGGTTCATGGTCAATGTGAAAAGCCTCAGTTTACTGGATTTGACTCATCTAACTCCTCTTTAAAATCCACTGATGAGAATGAGGTAGCTGACTTGTTTTTTTGCCAGTACTGCAACTATGGCAACCCCAGTGTTGCAGGGGTTTTGAATCATCAGAAATTAAGACATCGCTATCTTCAGATTTCCACTAATCAGATTCTTCAATATACATCTGAGCTTCGTAGTCAGAAATCTACATCTCAGTCTGCTGGATTTGGGGCCCCTAACTCCTCTCTCCTCAGATCTGATGTTGGGAATGAGGCAGGTAACTTGTTTTTCTGCCAGTTTTGCAACTATGGAGATCCCTCAATGAGCGGGATTTTTAATCATCAGAAGAGAAGACACGGTGAACTCAAAACAACTCCTGATGACATCTTCAGGCATACTGCTGAGGTTCGAGGGCAAATGAAAACATCAGAAGAGTCTAAAAGAGTCAACTCAACGAACTCTTCTCACATCTTACCTCTTCCTCTTGTGACAGAAGAGGCTGTGTTATTCTGTCAGCTTTGCAACTATAGCAATCCAACCATGAGTGGGGTTATGGATCATCAAAGGAAAAGACACCCTGATCTTAAGGCAACTCATAAACAAATCCTTGAATATACTGCTGCTATGATTTTGGCCCAATCTGGCAAATCACCTCACTCATCATTCTTAACGTCTGAGGTTTTCCAAGAAGAATTAGAGAAGTTCTTCTGCCAGTATTGTGACTATAGCAATTCTACAGTAAGGGGGATTTTGAATCATCAAAATAAAATGCATGGTGATCTTGACACAAACGCTGCGCAGATCTTAAGGCATACTGTTGTGGTTCAAGGGCAAACCAAACAATCTCAGTCAAAAGCAGTCCACTCACCCAACTCTCCTCACATCTTGTCTCGTCCTCTTTTGAAGGACGAGGTTGTAGACATGTTTTTCTGTCAGCTTTGCAACTATAGCAATCCAACAGTGATAGGGGTTTTGAATCATCAAAGGAAAAGACACCTTGATATGAAACTAACTGCTAAGCAAATCCTTGAATATACTGCTACGGTTATGGGCAAATCCCAGCCAGTACGAGAAGACACCCTTAACTCATCCCAAGAAGAAGAGGGGAAGTTGTTTTACTGCCAGCATTGTGACTATGACAATCCCACAGTTAGGGGGGTTTTGAATCATCAGAAATTAAGACATAGTGATCTGCCGGCTACTGCGGATCAAGTTGTCCGGTATACTACCATTGTTcgtagcccccccaaaaaattaataACCCAACAACCTAAAAAGTCCTCCGTGAAAGTTTCACAATCTCGCACGCAGAAAGCTGCACCGCTCAGGTCCTTAAAATGCCGCAAATGCGCTTATATAACTCCCCATATATATCTTTTGAAAAGGCATCTGAGGAATAACCACCAAGAGAAAGCCCCAATCACAACGATTATGCGTTGGGCTTACCAAGATGGCCATTTACAAGCAGGTTATCATTGCGAGTGGTGTGTTTGTTCACACACTGAAGCGAAGGGACTCCTCCGGCACTACCGTCAACGTCATCCAGATAAAAATACGGGACTTGAGTCCATCATCCTGAGGTTACATGTTGGCCCTAAGACTCGATCTAAAACAATTAAGCCTAACACAGAGCGCAATGTTAAACATGAAAATATTACCCTCAGGTTTGGGGAAGTACCGAAGACCTCCCCATCTTTTAATTCCGGAGAAGGTGACACAAAAGTCTATCCATGCCGAGCATGTTCTTTTAAGGCTACTTCAATGGGGGGTATTGGCAGCCACTACCGTGTAGTTCATCCATGGTCTGTCAAGGAAGATGGATCTGTGTTAGATGTCATTAGTAGTAGGCAGACCCAAGAGCCAGGGGTCCATGAAGAGCAAGCTGTTCACGAAACCTCGAGGTCAAGCGAGACACATAT GTGCCCTGTCTGTTCCGGAGAGTTCAACACCCTCCATGGTATGTTTACTCATTGTGGAAAGAAACATCCAGAATATGATATGAAGGTCCATGAACAGCCTGATGTTCATGAAACCTCAAAGCCAAGCCAGCGATGTAGGTGCCCTGTCTGTTCCGGAGAGTTCAACACCCTCCATGGTATGTTAACTCATTGTGGAAAGAAACATCCGGAATATGATCCATCAACTTGTGAAAAGGAACCTGAATCTAGTACAGGTGATGGGACTCTGGTATTCAAGTGTTCAATCTGTCCATATGTGAACTCTCGCTCTCATGGTGTTCTAACTCACTGCCAGATGAGGCATCCAGCCACCAAAGCCAGAACTGAGAGACTTGAACAAGAAATTGTACACTTCAGTGACCCAGATGAATGTGTGAAAGTCCGATCGGGTAAGAGGATAGGATTGGCAGGCTTCCAGTGCAATATGTGTCCAGTCATCCATGCAAAATTCAAGAAGTTGAAAGCTCACTATGAGATGGATCACAAACGATCTGCCTCCAATATGTTCAAACCGGCCTTGAAACAATCCGCTGCCATTAAAAAACAGCTGCTCTCCAAATATAGAGGCTCCCAGACCTCAATTGCCCAAGCTGCCATTTTAAAAAATAGGAAAACCGTCATAGTCAAGTGCCACCTTTGCAAGTACTTTTGCACCACTAAAAAGGGTCTTGCCCGCCATCTTCGCATTAACCACAGTACAGTGGCTCCAATTGAGGACAAAGAGTTTTCCTACAAGTGTGCACTGTGCTCGTATACGACTTTGATTTGTAAGTACCTTGCAGCCCACTATAGGAGGCAACATGACAATGCCGCTTTCAACAACCACTTTATTCCAGCATTCAGACCTCACCGCATTCCTCCAACCTCACCACACCATAAGGCTTCTTTGAGTCAGGAAACCAAATCACCTGGTGAGAAGagaaactgttctctctgttttttcCAATGCCTTAGTGAAAAAGGCATGGTCTCCCATTATGTGATTTGCCATCCAGGAGTCTCTCACAGCATGCACAAATCTAGCGAACTCCGACCGATTAACACACTGCACTCTCCCCCCAAGCCGAGAAATCGCCAAAGGCAACAGAAACCTGTCTGCAAGTTATTTGATCCACAATGTGAGAAAGGCAGTGCATTGCGTCCAGTTGAATGCAAGAAATGTGTGAAATTATTCTTCAATTCAAATCTCCTGCTAAGTATCCACTACACCAATTTCCACAACGAAGATTTCAAACGGGACTTCACTATACTTTCAAAGACTTCAGAGATTGGCACAGAGTTCTACAGATGTGGATACTGTAACCTCCAAATCCAGGGCAGTGCGGACCTCGGCTCCCATCTCGACCATCATAATGAAGAGTTTCAGACGCTGGAAAATGGACAGAAGAGGAAACAACACCTTAGTGAGCCACCAATAAAGACCAAGTCTGTTACG CATGAAAGACAAGAACTGCCCGATGTTCTGACGGCAGTGGAATCGGACAGTCATTGGATTGTGACAAAGGTGGAATCTGTTGCAACAGGGATGGATCCAATGGGGTCCCCTTCCCCTGTCCCGTCGACAACAGAACCAGAGGGGGGGTCAGCAGGAGAGGAGTGCAAGCACTGCGGGCGAACTTTCATGTCTTTGAAAGGTTTACGCTCACACGAGCGGAGCCATGCAGCTACGGCAGCGCTCAAACGGCTGGACAACGTACCACATCAACAGAAGCAGAT GTTTGACCGCCATATTAGACATCGCCCCGGGACCATCAAACCCTTCCATTGTGGGCTCTGTCGGTACAGAACTACCATCTTGAGCCTCTTGAAGAACCACCTGCTCAAAGTACATGGTG CTGAGTACCCATCTAAGAACCTTCCTTCCTCCGTGACCGGTAGCCAGGACAAGGAACACACCCTGAGGGCCAATGAAGAGGCCCCTAACCTGCCAGAACCTCAGGAAGGCAATCACATGTCTGATGATTCTGAGGAAACAGACCTCACTGAAA AACCAGTGTACTTGGAGCCCCCAGATGTCCAGCGGCAGCTCAACCACTACAGGCAGGTGGCTCAGGCCTCCAGACATCCAGCCCAACAGGCCACCGCGACCACTCAAGATGCCTTATTCGTCTGTGAGTTTTGTATCTACACCTCAACACACATCAAGAGTATGCGCCGGCACTACATAAATCGGCACAATGGGAAAAGGCTGGTGAGGTGCAAGGACTGCTCCTTTTTCACGGGCTTCAG GAAGAAGTTGGATATGCACATAGAGACGGCACATGCCAGTAGCGCAACAGAAGCTCCTAAGGACCTACGCTGCCCTCTCTGTCTTTACCACACCAAAAACAAAAACTGCATGATCGACCACATCCTCCTCCATCGTG AGGAGCCGGTGGCCCCGATAGAGGTGCGTCGTCCAAGGCTATCGCGATATCTCCAAGGCCTCGTGTTCCGCTGCCACAAGTGCACCTTCACCAGTTCCAGTGACGAGAAGCTGCATCTGCACATGCTCATTAAGCACGACGATATCAAGCCGTACAAATGCAGACTGTGCTACTTTGACTTCACACAGCTGAGCGAGTTGGAGGCACACCTATGCGATAAGCACCAG GTCGTGAGGAACCATGAGCTGGTGGGACAGGTCCATCTGGAGGAACTGGAGACCCGACTGGGCAGAGTCAACCGAGAAAAGGAAATGAAATGTGACCAGGAATTAGGAAATGAAGAAGACAAAgaagaaataaataaacatggtgAGAAACAAGGgctggaggaagaggaagagaatgCTGACAAGCTAAGAAACAAAGAGAAGGAAGAAACCAACCACAGATATAGTGAGAAGCAGCAGGtgctggaggagggagagaacataGAGAAGCTaggaaaagaagaagagaaagaccagGAAGAAACTAACAGAAGACTTAAAGAAACTCAAGGGCTTAAAGAAGGGGATACCGTTGAGGAAAAAaggttggagaaaaaaggggagaACATTGCCCCCAAGAAATATGAATTTCAAGGATATGAGAACAAAGGGAACGTAGAAGAAAAATCCATGGACTGTGAAGAGAACCAAGGGCAACAAGATGAGGTGAACAAAGATGGAGATAATGAGGTGTCAGAGAACAGTGCCCAAAGCAGTGAATTCTATGAGAGCCATGATTTTAGTTATGAGGAGAACAAGGAGGAACAATATGAAGAATGCCATGGGGAACTCGAGCATGAGGATAAGGAGATGGTAGAGGAACAATTTATGGACTTTGAGGAAGAGAACCGAGAACCTGGAGAGATGGACATAGGAGAACAAAACGACCAATATCATGAGATGCCAGTGCTTAAAAATGAAGCCTGCAACTATCATGAAATGCCAGTACTTGAAAATGAAGAGGGCAAAGAGGAAACACACAGGAATCCTAGTGAGAAACAGGAACATGAGGAGGTGGTGGTGAAGAATGACAGTCTGAAACCTGAGTGCAATACGAAACAGGAGCAAGGGTCTGTAGAGGACCAAAAGTCTGAAGAAAACCCCATGAGTGACGATAAGCAAGATCATGAAAATGGCAACACATCTGCACCAAAAG ATGCCTCCGCTACCCTGAGGATAATTCCATCGACCAGAAATGAAAATGCGCTTTCTTGCAAGCTCTGTGGCCGAACTCTCATGAACAGCACTGACCTGGAACGACATGTGATGCGCCATGGCTTGTAA